The region CCATGGGCGCGCGGCGCTATCCGACCAGGGTGGCCGCGCGCTGAAAAATGGAAACGCAATAATCCATCAGGTAACCCGACATCCAGCGCCCGGCAAGGATCAGGGCCAGCAAGGTGACCAGCAGGCGCGGCAGGAAGCTCAGCGTCTGCTCGTTGATCTGCGTGGCGGCC is a window of Janthinobacterium sp. 1_2014MBL_MicDiv DNA encoding:
- a CDS encoding flagellar biosynthetic protein FliQ; translation: MFTPEVAVDLVIEALHIVMLLVVILVVPGLLTGLVVALVQAATQINEQTLSFLPRLLVTLLALILAGRWMSGYLMDYCVSIFQRAATLVG